In the Flavobacterium sp. 90 genome, CTGCAGTAGCGGTAACCTATGGCGTTGGAGCATTTACACTGCTCAATTCGGTTGCAGGTTCTTATGTAGAGCACTGTCCCGTGCTTGTCATTAATGGTGCTCCAACCAATAAAGATCAGCAAAGAAGTCTCGTTCAGGGAATGCTGGCATCACATATGACCGGTGATATGTACAGTAACATCAATGTGTACCGAAACGTTACCGTTGCAGCAGAACAAGTTACAGGTTCATCAGATGCTCCTTATAAAATTGATTCCGTTCTGAATGCTTGTATTCTATACGGAAGACCGGTTTATCTTGAGGTTTTTGAAGATGTATGGCGAATGGAATGCAATCCGCCTGTCGCTCCATTGGCAGAAAGAGAATCATCTAAATGTCAAACAAGTGCACGCAACGCGGCTAAAAGAGTAGCTGCATTGGCAAAAGAAAAAGAAATTATTTTTTGGGGAGGTATTGAGATTCAGCGCTACGGTATTCAAAAGGAATTCCTTGATCTGATCGAAACTACCGATACTGAATTTGTGACTTCTATACTTGGAAAATCAATCGTATCCGAAAATCATCCTAAGTTCAGAGGTGTTTTTAATGGTAAGGCATCGCCAAAAGATGTCTATGACCAATTCAAAGATGCTGGGCTAAAAATTGGTCTTGGCGTATGGACCACCGGCAAAAATTTGGGAGGTTTTGATGTTTGGCAAGAAAATACTGTACTTGCCAATCATAGCGGTGTAAGGATTGGTGCTTCTTATATAGCTAATGTGTCGCTAAGAGATTTTATTATATTTCTGAAAGAAGAACTTATTAAAGTTAAATTTAGTGCTTACGAAATGTATGATGCAGAAAAGCTGCCTGAATCATTTTTCCTGGCTGATAACCAAATGCTGAAAAAAGGGAAACCAGCGCTTACTTACGATACATTTTTCAAGAGAATCAATGATTTTATAGACGAGAGACATATAGTCATTGCCGATGCGGGTTTTCCGTTATTAGGAGCACAAGGCATTCGTATTGCAGAACCTAACGGATTCGTAGCACAGGCATCATGGCTTTCGATAGGTTATTCTGTTCCTGCGGCAACCGGAATAAAATGTGCCAGACCTGATAAAAGGGCGGTAGTATTTGTTGGAGACGGTGCTTTTCAGGAAACTTGTCAGGCTATATCTACACAAAATAAGCTGAAACACGACACTATTGTTTTTGTTTTGGATAATGGTATTTATGGTATTGAACAAATGCTTGTTAATCCAAATCCGTTTCGTGGTGAAAAAAAGGTAGAATATAGCGTTCCC is a window encoding:
- a CDS encoding thiamine pyrophosphate-dependent enzyme; translated protein: MSQQKISVAKYLQIRLEQLGLTHLFGIAGNYTAPFLNTIHEDKNAKIKIVNDTNEINAGHCTDAYARQNGFAAVAVTYGVGAFTLLNSVAGSYVEHCPVLVINGAPTNKDQQRSLVQGMLASHMTGDMYSNINVYRNVTVAAEQVTGSSDAPYKIDSVLNACILYGRPVYLEVFEDVWRMECNPPVAPLAERESSKCQTSARNAAKRVAALAKEKEIIFWGGIEIQRYGIQKEFLDLIETTDTEFVTSILGKSIVSENHPKFRGVFNGKASPKDVYDQFKDAGLKIGLGVWTTGKNLGGFDVWQENTVLANHSGVRIGASYIANVSLRDFIIFLKEELIKVKFSAYEMYDAEKLPESFFLADNQMLKKGKPALTYDTFFKRINDFIDERHIVIADAGFPLLGAQGIRIAEPNGFVAQASWLSIGYSVPAATGIKCARPDKRAVVFVGDGAFQETCQAISTQNKLKHDTIVFVLDNGIYGIEQMLVNPNPFRGEKKVEYSVPDLNSVYDYNEMHRWKYAKLVDVFGGKGFEVNTLDELEEVLKQLDSIKENTIIHVNIPKTSIPEAIGYKTYESGEDEFLNHDWSLC